The Raoultibacter phocaeensis genome includes a window with the following:
- a CDS encoding type II secretion system F family protein produces the protein MEQLVIAHALACLGAAGAGCAATVHLCMRSGEKKRRLQAKDAVGKPVFERIGKLGCTGLTARIIHLTVRESIKPSFSLAAVSKRESAQGATGSSLEEAVLKAGLRDAVTRCGYDSARVCLALGCLCAGSMLGAVFSLELACLLGVGGAVAGWFSVRRALRKEAQVRKEKLGSQLGEMAEVVALGLRSGLSFDRAFALYCDHFESGFALDCSEALRKWSLGLVSREEALRSLAQTYDSAVLSRVVESVIRSLRFGSSLAETLESTAVESRSIHKAEVEERVAKAPIKMLVPVGALILPAMLIFVLGPIMIDLMKGM, from the coding sequence ATGGAGCAGCTTGTAATCGCCCATGCGCTCGCATGTCTTGGTGCGGCTGGTGCGGGATGTGCCGCCACGGTGCATCTGTGCATGCGCTCAGGCGAAAAGAAACGCAGACTGCAAGCTAAAGACGCAGTCGGAAAGCCCGTCTTCGAGAGGATCGGCAAACTCGGTTGCACAGGTTTGACCGCTCGAATCATTCACTTGACTGTTCGCGAGAGCATCAAACCATCGTTCTCGTTAGCTGCCGTTTCGAAGCGGGAGTCAGCACAGGGAGCGACGGGGTCGTCACTTGAAGAGGCGGTGCTGAAAGCAGGGCTGCGCGATGCGGTTACCCGTTGCGGGTACGACTCTGCGAGAGTGTGCCTTGCACTCGGTTGTTTATGCGCAGGATCGATGCTCGGGGCGGTGTTTTCGCTCGAATTGGCGTGCTTGCTGGGAGTCGGGGGAGCTGTTGCGGGATGGTTTTCTGTACGGCGCGCCCTTCGAAAAGAAGCGCAGGTACGAAAAGAGAAGCTCGGATCCCAGCTGGGCGAAATGGCTGAGGTCGTGGCTCTCGGGTTGCGCAGCGGACTTTCGTTCGATCGCGCCTTCGCCTTGTACTGCGACCATTTCGAGTCGGGGTTCGCACTCGATTGTAGCGAGGCTCTCCGAAAATGGTCCCTCGGGCTTGTTTCGAGGGAAGAAGCCTTGCGCTCCCTTGCGCAAACGTACGATTCTGCGGTTTTGTCGCGGGTTGTCGAAAGCGTTATCCGCTCGTTAAGGTTCGGGTCGTCGCTTGCCGAAACGCTCGAATCGACTGCGGTCGAGTCGCGCAGCATCCACAAGGCCGAGGTCGAAGAGCGCGTTGCGAAGGCGCCGATCAAAATGCTCGTTCCCGTCGGAGCGCTCATTTTGCCCGCCATGCTCATATTCGTGCTGGGGCCGATCATGATCGATTTAATGAAGGGAATGTAG
- a CDS encoding helix-turn-helix transcriptional regulator, protein MAQPGGFARRPTRTDARGHTLEFIAEEASADGSPALAALPSNDPGISADDGDGSFVHAVGFARALGIALAFAVTLSLPVVSVVILFAVKPVFPLSPFPISAFIFVLAFSYTMACLFALGELTARPLTPRTRIRQPKASVFAVGVLISLAAPAVVVATAPYVAQTLLGKILVCLHAALCAGAFAACFITSVRLCRTSFDRMRPQGLRNVSASAVRENETGEQSEDRLTRARPLSVAARVRNGFDRATARSLVGFGLVSCATGFGIALMLMPACLGVQMSFGIGGFLFAASVLFGAVMVRSALWMRLALAQWIGLLLGLTAGYFLTMHAASTSQPLVLFLGLPSTLFVLGTALLLSHASPAVHEPSHTVYPLPEPTASTEQFCAEAAKAFGFTPREAETLLLVLENLEAHEIADELGVTPKTAKSYIRKLCRKTQSADIDSMVETLDAWWREGTETP, encoded by the coding sequence TTGGCGCAGCCGGGCGGCTTTGCACGACGACCGACGCGAACGGACGCAAGGGGGCACACGCTGGAATTCATAGCTGAAGAGGCATCGGCCGATGGATCGCCTGCTCTTGCTGCGCTTCCTTCGAACGATCCGGGTATTTCTGCTGACGACGGCGACGGCTCCTTCGTACACGCCGTCGGTTTCGCACGGGCACTCGGAATAGCCCTTGCCTTCGCAGTCACGCTCTCCTTGCCCGTGGTTTCGGTTGTAATCCTCTTTGCCGTCAAACCGGTATTTCCGCTCTCCCCCTTTCCTATCAGCGCCTTCATATTCGTGCTCGCGTTCTCCTATACCATGGCGTGCCTGTTCGCCCTCGGCGAATTGACGGCGCGGCCCCTCACGCCGCGCACGCGCATACGGCAGCCAAAAGCGAGCGTGTTCGCCGTCGGCGTCCTCATCTCGCTTGCCGCCCCCGCCGTAGTTGTCGCAACTGCTCCCTACGTTGCCCAGACGCTCCTCGGCAAGATCCTCGTCTGCCTGCATGCGGCGCTCTGTGCGGGCGCCTTCGCCGCATGCTTCATCACCTCGGTGCGACTCTGCCGCACCTCCTTCGATCGGATGCGCCCGCAAGGTTTGAGAAACGTCTCGGCAAGCGCCGTACGCGAAAACGAAACGGGCGAACAGAGCGAAGACAGGCTGACGCGAGCACGTCCCCTATCGGTTGCGGCGAGGGTTCGAAACGGCTTCGACCGCGCAACGGCTCGTTCGCTCGTCGGGTTCGGACTCGTATCGTGCGCTACGGGATTCGGAATCGCCCTTATGCTCATGCCCGCGTGTCTCGGGGTACAGATGTCATTCGGCATCGGAGGTTTCCTGTTCGCGGCATCGGTGCTTTTCGGAGCGGTAATGGTGCGTTCGGCTTTATGGATGAGACTCGCGCTCGCCCAATGGATAGGCCTCCTGCTGGGGTTGACCGCAGGATACTTCCTTACGATGCACGCCGCTTCTACCTCGCAGCCCTTGGTGCTTTTCTTAGGACTGCCCTCGACGCTTTTCGTACTCGGCACGGCGCTTTTGCTCTCGCATGCATCCCCTGCGGTGCACGAGCCGTCGCACACGGTGTATCCGCTTCCCGAGCCGACGGCATCGACCGAACAGTTCTGCGCAGAGGCCGCAAAGGCTTTCGGTTTTACGCCGCGCGAAGCAGAAACGCTGCTGCTCGTCCTCGAAAACCTCGAAGCGCACGAGATCGCCGACGAACTCGGCGTCACACCCAAAACCGCGAAATCCTACATCCGAAAGCTGTGCCGCAAAACCCAGAGCGCCGATATCGACAGCATGGTCGAAACGCTCGATGCCTGGTGGCGCGAAGGCACCGAAACCCCATAG
- a CDS encoding class III signal peptide-containing protein, producing MKVITKKVQGCASRLHARSVGFVEDVRGQGTTEYAILVGVLVVIAIIAITLFRPKLQELWDAIASGINGL from the coding sequence ATGAAAGTCATCACGAAGAAGGTTCAAGGGTGCGCTTCTCGACTTCATGCGCGAAGCGTTGGATTTGTTGAGGATGTACGAGGTCAGGGAACCACGGAGTATGCCATTTTAGTCGGCGTGCTCGTGGTGATTGCAATCATCGCGATCACGCTGTTCAGACCCAAGTTGCAGGAGCTGTGGGATGCAATCGCGTCGGGCATCAACGGACTGTGA
- a CDS encoding ABC transporter permease, whose amino-acid sequence MFNVFKGALTVLTRKRELFVWSLAFPILLSTMFMLMFSNLDDATAFDPVATAIVADENYDEATAFSSVIDELAEAGDDQLLEARTFATFDEARAALESGEVVGIVSVDADGEPKLFVSPDSGGLGVEQIGRTILSTVMNTYVRNADLMASIAQDNPLALADANAIEEALAHNDATVEVSLTHSTPVQSVRYYYALLGMAALFCGQVGMLAICETQPNLTALGARRAVGATSRGKTLTATLGASWAISFVCLLAAFLYIRFVVGVDFAGRELACVAAIAVAALFATSLGTLLGSLPKVGFGVKTGLLTGLTCLLSLFAGLYGEPCMDLADQIAREAPLLAAVNPAKVVTDAFYSLYYYDSLMPFVEKAGILLVMAAVLFAVSALFVRRQRYASL is encoded by the coding sequence ATGTTCAACGTGTTCAAGGGCGCGCTTACCGTCCTTACCCGCAAGCGGGAGCTGTTCGTCTGGTCGCTCGCCTTTCCCATCCTGTTGTCGACCATGTTTATGCTCATGTTCTCAAACCTCGACGATGCGACGGCGTTTGATCCCGTTGCAACCGCCATCGTAGCCGATGAGAACTACGACGAGGCAACGGCGTTCTCGAGCGTTATCGACGAACTTGCCGAGGCGGGCGATGATCAGTTGCTTGAGGCTCGCACGTTTGCCACGTTCGACGAAGCACGCGCGGCGCTTGAGTCGGGCGAAGTCGTCGGCATCGTATCGGTCGATGCCGACGGTGAGCCGAAGCTTTTCGTCTCCCCGGATTCGGGAGGGCTCGGCGTCGAGCAGATCGGCCGCACCATCCTCAGTACGGTCATGAACACCTACGTGAGAAACGCCGACCTCATGGCCTCCATCGCTCAGGACAATCCGCTTGCGCTCGCCGATGCGAATGCCATCGAAGAAGCGCTTGCGCACAACGATGCGACCGTAGAGGTCTCGCTTACCCATTCGACGCCCGTCCAGTCGGTACGCTACTACTATGCGCTCCTCGGCATGGCGGCGCTGTTCTGCGGACAGGTGGGCATGCTCGCCATCTGCGAAACCCAGCCGAACCTCACAGCTCTCGGAGCCCGCCGCGCCGTAGGCGCCACGAGCCGCGGTAAAACGCTCACGGCGACCCTTGGGGCAAGCTGGGCGATTTCGTTTGTATGCCTCTTGGCCGCGTTCCTCTACATCCGCTTTGTCGTAGGCGTCGACTTCGCCGGGCGCGAACTCGCCTGCGTGGCGGCCATCGCCGTCGCGGCGCTGTTCGCAACCTCGCTCGGCACGTTGCTCGGATCGCTGCCAAAAGTGGGCTTCGGCGTGAAGACAGGTTTGCTCACGGGACTCACCTGCCTGCTTTCCCTGTTCGCTGGATTGTACGGCGAGCCGTGCATGGATTTAGCGGATCAGATCGCACGCGAAGCTCCGCTGCTCGCCGCCGTCAACCCGGCGAAAGTGGTCACCGATGCGTTCTACAGCTTGTACTACTACGACTCGCTCATGCCCTTCGTCGAGAAGGCCGGCATCCTGCTCGTCATGGCCGCCGTCCTGTTCGCCGTTTCCGCCCTGTTCGTAAGGAGGCAGCGCTATGCAAGCCTTTAA
- a CDS encoding DUF192 domain-containing protein — MAAAFVYPGGLMGKRDRVCEIGAEMGYASEGNRGGNIRVATTVPSRLRGLLGTEPGNDLLVLAPCASIHTYGMRYSIDIAFVDRTGTVVLSRRAVEPGTCIGCRTASLAVERAHAPCKRWFELGDPVALVVDEPNRRGERL; from the coding sequence ATGGCTGCTGCTTTCGTGTACCCAGGCGGGCTCATGGGCAAGCGCGACCGTGTTTGCGAGATAGGAGCCGAGATGGGATACGCAAGCGAAGGAAATCGCGGGGGAAACATTCGGGTGGCGACGACTGTTCCCTCGAGGCTTCGGGGGTTACTGGGTACCGAGCCGGGCAACGATCTGCTCGTGCTTGCCCCGTGCGCGAGCATCCATACGTACGGGATGAGGTATTCGATCGACATCGCGTTCGTAGATCGAACGGGAACGGTGGTGCTGTCGCGGCGTGCGGTCGAGCCCGGTACCTGCATCGGATGCCGTACGGCCTCGCTAGCTGTCGAGCGGGCCCATGCCCCATGCAAGCGCTGGTTCGAGCTGGGCGATCCCGTTGCGCTTGTTGTAGATGAGCCGAATAGAAGGGGAGAACGATTATGA
- a CDS encoding TadE/TadG family type IV pilus assembly protein: MRERRGMRCGCTRPWADARSKLCSDDRGQATVEAAYLIPVVFVCLLLLLQPGIILYDLMVMQAAAADGCRLLATKTDAAGASSEACAAFVKRRLAAVPPHDQFHIHKGGCSWEIEVGGDETSEYVRVTIKNTLKLLPLVDAGGMLAGFADSSGAFPLEVTCEMRTQPYWVSEGEWGLDPHAWVGGGRS; encoded by the coding sequence ATGCGCGAACGAAGGGGAATGAGATGCGGTTGCACGAGGCCCTGGGCCGACGCCCGAAGCAAACTCTGCTCAGACGATCGCGGGCAGGCGACGGTCGAGGCGGCTTACCTCATCCCCGTGGTCTTTGTGTGCCTGCTGCTGCTCTTGCAGCCGGGAATCATCCTGTACGATCTTATGGTGATGCAGGCAGCGGCAGCCGATGGATGCCGTTTGCTCGCAACGAAAACCGACGCTGCGGGAGCTTCGTCCGAAGCATGCGCGGCGTTCGTCAAACGCCGTCTTGCCGCAGTGCCGCCGCACGATCAGTTCCACATCCACAAAGGAGGCTGTTCATGGGAGATCGAGGTCGGGGGTGACGAAACGTCCGAATACGTCCGCGTGACGATTAAAAACACGCTCAAGCTCCTACCTCTTGTCGATGCCGGCGGAATGCTTGCAGGCTTTGCCGATTCGTCAGGGGCCTTTCCCCTCGAGGTCACCTGCGAAATGCGCACGCAGCCTTACTGGGTTTCCGAAGGCGAATGGGGGCTTGATCCGCACGCGTGGGTCGGGGGCGGTCGATCATGA
- a CDS encoding ABC transporter ATP-binding protein produces MHTVDVTNLVKRYKEVVALDHFDLHIEPGEVFGLLGPNGSGKTTAINCILQLLTYDKGEINLFGEKMTPTRYDLKRKIGIVPQNVAVFEELSVRENIDYFCALYVDDKQRRRALVDEAIEFVGLEDFTKFRPRKLSGGLLRRLNIACGIAHKPELIFFDEPTVAVDPQSRNSILEGILRLNREGSTVVYTSHYMEEVEEICTRIMIMDQGHALATGTNDELKAMIGTGERIRVEVNALTDEVLSSLRMLPNVLGATFDGTALDAACTNGTHNVSDVLGVLATAGVATGRIYAEPPTLNDVFLEITGKALRD; encoded by the coding sequence ATGCATACCGTCGATGTCACCAACCTCGTGAAACGCTACAAAGAAGTAGTCGCGCTCGACCATTTCGATCTGCACATAGAGCCGGGCGAAGTGTTCGGCTTGCTCGGGCCGAACGGCAGCGGCAAGACCACCGCGATCAACTGCATCCTGCAGCTGCTCACCTACGACAAAGGCGAAATCAACCTGTTCGGAGAAAAGATGACCCCCACCCGCTACGACCTCAAGCGCAAGATCGGGATCGTACCGCAAAACGTAGCCGTGTTCGAAGAGCTGAGCGTGCGCGAGAACATCGACTACTTCTGTGCGCTCTACGTCGATGACAAGCAACGACGCCGCGCACTCGTCGACGAAGCTATCGAGTTCGTTGGCTTGGAGGACTTCACGAAGTTCCGCCCGCGCAAGCTCTCGGGCGGCCTGCTCCGCCGCCTCAACATCGCCTGCGGCATCGCGCACAAACCCGAGCTCATCTTCTTCGACGAGCCGACCGTTGCCGTCGACCCGCAGAGCAGAAACTCCATCCTCGAAGGCATTCTGCGCTTGAACCGCGAAGGCTCCACCGTGGTGTACACGAGCCACTACATGGAGGAAGTCGAGGAAATCTGTACGCGCATCATGATCATGGATCAGGGCCACGCGCTCGCAACGGGTACGAACGACGAGCTCAAAGCCATGATCGGAACCGGCGAGCGTATCCGTGTGGAGGTGAACGCGCTCACCGACGAGGTGCTCTCTTCGCTGCGCATGCTTCCGAACGTGCTCGGCGCGACGTTCGACGGCACGGCACTCGATGCAGCCTGCACGAACGGCACGCATAACGTCTCCGACGTGCTCGGCGTGCTCGCCACCGCCGGCGTGGCAACTGGGCGTATCTACGCAGAGCCGCCGACTTTGAACGATGTGTTCCTCGAAATCACCGGCAAAGCGCTCAGGGATTAG
- a CDS encoding pilus assembly protein TadG-related protein, producing MKPVDCRWERCAWFGVVGAMLYKKVASAFERVGARRGKRGILYAEEGFSTVGMVLVLLLTLALIFTGAQVYQLESTSSQVQNVADATALAAENEVAEFFIVVRVVDAVVLSMSLTGLAAMGLGVVALCTPATASMGSSLIKMSSNIVDARNSFAERASSGLTKVQALLPFLCAANGASVAQANSDASKGLGYFGFALALPVECDPIEVGALDVADDLIEDVRENEEALREAAEKAEEAARKARAEKERAFMADCGSNPAYCMYERADHLAGLSQEDNPLYRSVDTWSFSVALKRAQAYYPARLASEGPGGSSVEEAARSALRERFYRYAASEVERGYVRETEDSFDALFPRMPKNTAEMRETELYTESVYPITAGAEGQTMHAWAGCPAVSRGQAGLGSIAQMEAGSYVSCAACGFTAASMGKVAAASTSIENGFEYHYNIVADAAEAYRKAREEGDPYAEEAKGRAQGLFDKVSAAIGDVASYRIHAEPPGRFGAVAFVADLSTVSVSDAFSSSFVRTEGSLGTRAALSAAALARDDPEEGASVISAVLDNVDEAGAGGALGALGIVLDLWSSLLAYYSQGVEALGKGVDDALSALPLVSESGLGLWASSALSRLLESLGLEPVDLDSPKPALVNSAHVLAADASRFSQTLLAAKQESIALGDAAGSDLFSTALSVFETSALDALGGLEGGIVIAVIEPFGSSGPSFPLTLALPPSAVSAAGQAVQDSIARMKSIYGQYGGMMRWE from the coding sequence ATGAAACCCGTGGATTGCAGATGGGAGCGCTGTGCTTGGTTCGGCGTCGTCGGAGCAATGCTGTACAAAAAGGTGGCGAGCGCGTTTGAGCGCGTCGGTGCCCGACGGGGAAAGCGAGGCATTCTGTATGCCGAAGAGGGGTTTTCCACAGTCGGGATGGTGCTTGTCTTGCTGCTAACGCTTGCCCTTATCTTTACGGGAGCCCAGGTTTACCAGCTGGAATCAACGAGCTCGCAGGTTCAAAACGTTGCCGATGCGACGGCTCTTGCCGCCGAAAACGAAGTGGCGGAGTTCTTTATCGTGGTCCGCGTTGTCGATGCCGTCGTGCTTTCGATGTCGCTTACGGGGCTCGCAGCGATGGGTTTGGGCGTCGTTGCGCTCTGTACGCCTGCGACTGCTTCGATGGGAAGCAGCCTCATAAAAATGTCGTCGAACATCGTCGATGCGCGCAACTCGTTTGCCGAGCGGGCGTCAAGCGGACTCACCAAGGTGCAAGCGCTGCTTCCGTTTCTCTGCGCTGCGAACGGCGCTTCGGTTGCGCAAGCCAATTCCGATGCATCGAAAGGACTCGGCTATTTCGGGTTCGCGCTCGCTCTTCCCGTCGAATGCGATCCTATCGAAGTCGGTGCTTTGGACGTTGCAGACGACCTCATAGAAGACGTCCGCGAGAACGAAGAGGCGTTGAGAGAGGCGGCCGAGAAGGCCGAAGAGGCAGCACGGAAGGCGCGGGCCGAGAAGGAGCGCGCATTCATGGCCGATTGCGGAAGCAACCCCGCATATTGCATGTACGAACGGGCGGATCATCTGGCGGGTCTTTCCCAAGAAGACAACCCCCTGTACCGCAGCGTCGATACGTGGAGCTTTTCAGTTGCGCTCAAACGTGCCCAAGCCTATTACCCCGCACGGCTTGCTTCGGAGGGGCCGGGAGGCTCCTCGGTTGAAGAGGCCGCGCGTTCAGCGCTGCGCGAAAGGTTCTACCGCTACGCAGCCTCCGAGGTCGAACGCGGATACGTGCGGGAAACCGAAGATTCGTTCGACGCCTTATTCCCCCGCATGCCGAAGAACACTGCTGAAATGAGGGAAACCGAGCTCTATACCGAATCGGTGTATCCGATAACGGCAGGTGCCGAGGGACAAACGATGCACGCTTGGGCTGGGTGTCCTGCGGTGTCGAGAGGTCAGGCGGGCTTGGGGTCTATCGCTCAGATGGAGGCGGGCTCGTACGTTTCATGCGCTGCCTGCGGGTTCACGGCGGCGAGCATGGGAAAGGTAGCCGCCGCCTCCACTTCGATCGAGAACGGCTTCGAATACCACTACAACATAGTCGCCGATGCTGCCGAGGCGTATCGAAAAGCACGCGAAGAGGGAGATCCTTACGCAGAGGAGGCGAAGGGCAGGGCGCAAGGACTCTTCGATAAAGTCAGTGCGGCAATCGGGGATGTTGCCTCGTACCGTATCCATGCCGAGCCTCCCGGCCGCTTCGGCGCCGTTGCGTTTGTAGCTGACCTGTCAACGGTTTCGGTATCCGATGCCTTTTCTTCGTCGTTTGTGCGAACGGAAGGCTCGCTCGGCACGCGGGCGGCCCTTTCTGCGGCAGCGCTTGCACGTGACGATCCCGAAGAAGGCGCGTCTGTTATATCGGCGGTGCTCGACAACGTTGACGAGGCAGGCGCGGGCGGTGCGCTCGGGGCTTTGGGAATCGTGCTCGATCTCTGGTCATCGCTTCTTGCATATTATTCCCAAGGAGTCGAAGCACTTGGCAAAGGTGTCGACGATGCGCTTTCCGCCCTGCCGCTTGTAAGCGAAAGCGGTTTGGGACTATGGGCGTCGAGCGCTTTGTCTCGACTGCTTGAATCGCTTGGGCTCGAACCCGTCGATCTCGATTCGCCTAAACCCGCGCTGGTCAATTCGGCTCACGTGCTCGCTGCCGATGCCTCGCGTTTTTCTCAGACGCTGCTCGCTGCGAAGCAAGAGAGCATCGCGCTCGGCGATGCAGCGGGTTCGGATTTGTTCTCGACGGCGCTTTCGGTTTTCGAGACGTCGGCGCTCGATGCACTTGGCGGCCTGGAAGGTGGCATCGTTATCGCCGTCATCGAACCGTTCGGAAGTTCGGGCCCCTCGTTTCCTTTGACGTTGGCCCTTCCTCCCTCGGCAGTTTCTGCTGCGGGTCAGGCAGTGCAGGACTCGATCGCCCGCATGAAGAGCATCTACGGGCAGTACGGGGGAATGATGCGATGGGAGTAA
- a CDS encoding ABC transporter permease: MQAFKAALRIVLNHPVYLLVYVGFLSCMGVFISASINAGVSDEGTYTAAKAPLAVIDRDGSELSENLTAYLDETGELVEVADDPFAMQDAVATGMVTYLLVVPEGFENDYLAAARSGQDEPVLESTFSYGTMAGTLVDEQVNQYLGLVRATAVLEPDASVASILERANGSIAEAAAVETVQTPNAALPADRFAFYLQWGSYTMTAAIVVCVGLLMSAFNRTDVHRRNLVAPVSTLRLGLQKAIACLLVTIGVWAVTCGIGLIAFGSSLEGVPVSAVALVLFAAFVFSLVPLSLGFFLGQIGANEMVANAVGNIAGMVISFLGGAWISLDLLAPEVQTLSRFIPTSWYTEAVGQAIHLTELTPATVLPVLGDIGVVALFAVALFAVALAVGRLNLRSAEAGGNAAAAKATV; encoded by the coding sequence ATGCAAGCCTTTAAAGCCGCCCTGCGCATCGTACTCAACCATCCTGTTTATCTGCTCGTCTACGTCGGTTTTCTCAGCTGCATGGGGGTGTTCATATCGGCCAGCATCAATGCGGGCGTAAGCGACGAGGGCACCTATACCGCTGCAAAGGCCCCCCTTGCCGTCATCGATCGCGACGGAAGCGAGCTGTCCGAGAACCTCACGGCCTATCTCGATGAAACGGGCGAGCTCGTGGAGGTGGCCGACGATCCGTTCGCGATGCAGGACGCCGTTGCCACCGGTATGGTGACCTACCTGCTTGTCGTCCCCGAGGGGTTCGAAAACGACTATCTCGCCGCCGCTCGATCGGGGCAAGACGAACCGGTGCTCGAATCGACGTTCAGCTACGGCACTATGGCCGGAACGCTGGTCGACGAACAGGTGAACCAGTATCTCGGGCTCGTGCGCGCCACGGCCGTTCTCGAACCGGACGCATCCGTGGCTTCGATACTCGAGCGGGCGAACGGATCGATTGCCGAGGCGGCCGCCGTCGAAACGGTGCAGACGCCTAACGCTGCGCTGCCAGCAGATCGGTTCGCCTTCTACCTACAGTGGGGTTCCTATACCATGACGGCGGCCATCGTCGTATGCGTCGGGCTGCTCATGAGCGCATTCAACCGCACCGATGTGCATCGCCGCAACCTCGTGGCACCGGTGAGCACGCTGCGCCTCGGTTTGCAGAAAGCGATCGCCTGTTTGCTCGTGACAATCGGAGTATGGGCAGTGACCTGCGGTATCGGACTCATCGCGTTCGGATCGTCCCTTGAGGGTGTTCCCGTTTCGGCCGTCGCGCTTGTCTTGTTCGCCGCATTCGTATTCTCGCTCGTGCCGCTTTCGCTCGGGTTCTTCCTCGGACAGATCGGGGCGAACGAGATGGTCGCCAACGCCGTCGGCAACATCGCAGGCATGGTGATCTCGTTTCTCGGCGGCGCATGGATCAGCCTCGACTTGCTCGCTCCCGAAGTGCAGACGCTTTCGCGGTTCATACCGACATCGTGGTACACCGAAGCCGTGGGCCAGGCGATTCACCTCACCGAGCTCACGCCCGCAACCGTTCTGCCGGTCCTCGGCGATATCGGCGTCGTCGCGCTGTTCGCCGTCGCGCTGTTCGCGGTGGCCCTCGCCGTCGGACGTTTGAACCTGCGCAGCGCGGAGGCCGGCGGCAACGCAGCAGCTGCGAAAGCGACGGTCTAG
- a CDS encoding type II secretion system F family protein, with translation MPVARLVLRVSPIERFFREAAGVVRSKRYATTVENLCSIGCAGLFVSVVAGSVVGASPVFGLALAACAGIACRFALERTKEARVQRLREGVPDVLRAMESCFFAGLSLLQTFQHIAAEVEGPLGELFARGARELETGRTADEALAAFKSQAGVPELAFVAIALQVQHDAGGSMHGILSSARESVESDLELRRSLQVQTAQAKLSARVVTAMPFVLMAVFSLITENFLAPFFTSPIGLALLVIAVTMQVAGVLIVRSLLRVGFD, from the coding sequence ATGCCTGTTGCTCGGTTGGTACTGCGCGTTTCTCCTATAGAACGGTTTTTCCGCGAAGCGGCGGGAGTAGTGCGCTCGAAAAGGTATGCCACTACCGTCGAAAACCTATGCTCGATCGGATGCGCTGGCCTCTTTGTTTCGGTCGTTGCCGGATCGGTCGTAGGCGCGTCACCCGTCTTCGGACTTGCGCTTGCGGCGTGCGCAGGCATCGCGTGCCGGTTTGCGCTCGAGCGCACGAAAGAAGCCCGTGTGCAGCGTTTGCGGGAAGGGGTGCCCGATGTGCTTCGCGCGATGGAATCGTGCTTTTTCGCTGGGCTGTCGCTTCTGCAGACGTTTCAACACATAGCCGCCGAGGTGGAAGGCCCCCTTGGCGAGCTGTTCGCCCGCGGCGCTCGCGAGCTCGAAACGGGGCGCACCGCAGACGAGGCCCTTGCCGCATTCAAAAGCCAGGCGGGTGTTCCGGAGCTTGCTTTCGTAGCCATCGCCTTGCAGGTGCAGCATGACGCCGGCGGAAGCATGCACGGAATTCTTTCTTCGGCAAGGGAATCGGTTGAGAGCGATTTGGAGCTGCGCCGTTCGCTGCAGGTTCAAACGGCGCAGGCGAAACTGTCTGCGCGTGTGGTCACTGCGATGCCGTTTGTGCTGATGGCTGTGTTTTCGCTGATAACGGAAAACTTTCTGGCGCCGTTTTTCACGAGCCCCATCGGGCTGGCTTTGCTGGTAATCGCTGTGACCATGCAGGTGGCGGGCGTGCTTATCGTTCGCTCGCTGTTGCGGGTAGGATTCGATTGA